The Eriocheir sinensis breed Jianghai 21 unplaced genomic scaffold, ASM2467909v1 Scaffold463, whole genome shotgun sequence genomic interval tccactcacacgaCTCTCATGGACAGAGTGgcatctaaggctcttcgtcagctctcctcctcttactgacagtcttctacctcttatattccgccgccatgttgcctctctttctatcttctatcgatattttcacgctgactgctcttctgaacttgctaactgcatgcctccccccctcccacagccccgctgcactcgactttctattctAGCTCATGCCTATACtggccaaaccccttatgcaggagttaaccagcatcttcactctttcatcccttacgctggtaaactctggaacagccttcctacgtctgcatttcctcctgcctatgacttgacctctttcaagaagagtgtatcagactacctctcctccagaaattaacctctgattttggacactcctttaacctctgttcagggagcagtgagtagcaggccttttttcttttttcttttcgcccttgagctgtctatatatatatatatatatatatatatatatatatatatatatatatatatatatgtatatatatatatatatatatatatatatatatatatatacacatatattatatatatatatatatatatatatatatatatatatatatatatatatatatatatatatatatatatatatatatatatatatatatgaatccaTCCATAGTCACTTTATATATACTAATTTCTATGGAAaattaaacatatatatatatatatatatatatatatatatatatatatatatatatatatatatatatatatatatatatatatatatatatatatatatatgaatccaTCCATAGTCACTTTATATATACTAATTTCTATGGAAAAATTAAACATTCCTTtattaagtggagagagagagagagagaagtggagattatttacatttacatagaaaatcagaccacacagaccccatggtccagacttggtggtctgtccttaaacctaagtgattttacattaatcagaagactccaaaaacGTTGCACttttactctagttgatattaagttggaaggaagtgacggtcgagcttatttttgaaggagtcaatcgtgttacactggaccactgatggtgggagcttattccattctcgccctacaacgttggtgaagaaaatttggtgcagtctgaatttacttgtctacatctgagttttacgccattgttcctcgtgcgcaaagtgtcatcgatcataaacaatgttgatctgtctacattcgtgaaaccattaagtattttaaaacattcgatcaattttcctcgggcgacgtttctcaagagaacatgttgagggtgaaagcctttcttcgtggatttgttgcgcaaggaaggataattttcgttgcccgacgctgaacaccttctaatttagcaatatcctttgcatggtgggagaccaaaactgtaccgcatattccaagtggggtctgactaaactattgtaggcaggagtattacatctttattcttaaataaaaatttacttttAATGAAGCACAACATTcttttcgctttatttgctgcatcgatgcattgatttgataatttgaggtttgacgctcttttgacccccaagtccttgacgcattgaacgcttttgagtttaacgccgcgcatttcgtaatcaaacttcttattcctcgttccaacttgaaggacctggcacttgtctacgttaaagggcatctcccatctatccgacaaagctgaaattttgtgcaaatcctcttggaggctttgcctgtctttgtcagtgagaaccgagttaccaatctttgtgtcgtctgcaaatttactaatgcggttgtgagttcaacatccacgtcgttgatgtaaataatgaagagcactgggccaagaaccgagccctgagggacgccactagtgaccggcgcccactctgagttaaatccgtcaatcactactctttgttgtctgttgctcaaccaattcgcaatccattggtttacctgaccgtcaatacctatttgctttaatttgtaaagtaatttatgatgcgggactttatcaaacgctttctggaaatcaagatagactacgtccagtgatttggttacgttataaacagtgaagaggtcgttataaaaggttaatagatttgataggcaggatcttttgttgcggaagccatgttgtgagtccccaaatAATGAGTGGCTGTCAAGGTAACTCACacttttgtctctaattatgccctcagatctctaattatgagagagagagagagagagagttacatgatttacatagaaaatcagaccacaagACCCCATGGTtaagactaggtggtctgtcataAACCTAATTGAGtctacattaattagatggctcaagaacattgcatttcaactctagctaatattaagttcaaggaattAGACGGGCGAGCGTTTTTTAAAGGTCactcgtgttacactggaccactgacggtggtagcttattccattctcgcactagaatgttggtgaagaaaaaatttggtgcagtcagaatttacttatctacattttcgttttatgccattgttcctcgttcgcaaagcgtcatcgatcataaacaatttcgacctgtctacattcgtgaaacgaagagagagagagagagagagagttttctacGGAAAATTTAATAAATTTCATCAGACGtcgtaggaaaaaaaatactctGCGGTACCAGCAATGGTACCGGTATTAACGGTACCTTAGTTTTCTGTActcccggtactcaaattaacggatCTGCCCATCCCTACCACTGAATGAACAAGGGGACCCACTGGCAAGATAGTTATTTTTAATGTACTTTCTCCATTGCCTTTCTGAATACTAAATGTGTACGTGAATGAATGCATTAAACCTTTCAGTCAGCCAACCCTTTCTCACCCAGTACTTAGCAGGACTGCTAGGaagtaaaaattaataaagagaagACAAAATGGCTGCCGACAGCATAACCAAAGTAAGGAGCAAAGAACAGAGATTTTATTAGCAACACTGTTTGGGTAGGCGGGCGATTAATTTACCCTCTCAGGGGTGGCATGTCCCTGCTCAAGGCCTCTACTCAGTCCAGCCCCCCATTCCCAGTGCTTGGGGTGGGCCAAAACAATTGATCAATCAATACGCCGGGAGCGGGGGGTCGCCTCGCCTACCCTCTGATGGTAACCCCGGGGTCCCTCCGAACAGGCTCCCGTGCAGGCCCCTGTCCATCCAGAGTACTTCATGGCAGGATCAATCGACGAACATTGTGTGCGACTCGGGATTGTCTCCCACCCTGTGGGCAACCTCAACTTTTGGGTAGcccctttatatatttacttttttttaagggagaggaggcagctcatgggcaacaacaacaaaaaaaagtgtagaaaaaagtagGCTAAGAGGTTGCTGATCGTCCCTATTTGGAAAGAATAAAGGGGAACGTTATGAACGAAGCATTCACGGCggcattacactgctcagtgtgccaggaaAGGTGTTTGGCCTTTCGTTCCTCATATAGACTCGCAACCAGTTGTTGAAGTGGAAGAGATCTGATCAGTCTCGGTTCAGACGAACGCAACTTTCGACAAAGAATAGTTGAGGCTTATTTTCCTGCCTCGCTAGGAATGACTGTTAGCCTGTTGACTTGCCTGTACTATGGGAGTGAGAATTATGCGATGTGTTATTGATTGGTATGTCGATTTCAAGAATACGTTCAACTCAGTGCACCGTGTGGCAGTCTAAGACCTCCTACAAGTTCAAAAGATTCATGCCAAGAGTCTTAGCCAAATGACTGCCCTGCACTGTGGGAGTGATGGTGCTGAGAGGTGTGAGGGAAGCTTCCTTCCTATTAGCACGGGCGTGAGGCAGCGCTGCGTCCTTCCCAATCCCTCTTCAACACGTGCAGGGGCTGGGTATTAGGCTGCTATGGTGCCGCGTCATCGTGGAGCATGTAGTGGCACGGGTGTGAGGCAGCGCTGcgtccttccccatccctcttcaACACGTGCAGGGGCTGGATATTAGGCTGCTATGGTGCCGCGTCATCGTGGAGcatgtagtggcagtagtaggaTACTGGTCTGTTTTTCTCAGCTGATGCAGCAGTTCTTACTTAGTCACTGGACGTTTTGGTGATGGCCATGGAGGCACCGGTAGAGGAGCTGAAACCATCGGGAGGTTCACTGGATAAGGCGGTGCAGTCTGTTCATGTGTCTGTCCATCGAGATCTTGTAAAGGTTCACAAACCTTCGTAGCGTGGAGCAGAAAAGTGGCGGGTCACGTGATGAAGTTATAttatgtaatatttttttgcCTACGTTGAGGATTCAGGTTAGAGAGGGGACAGAAGAGAGGCAGTAGGGGCAAATCTTTCTGGATGAGGTGTGCAGCGTCCTCAGCCTCCCCGAGctgctcttttcttttcctttccctgattatcttctttctttctttcacgagGCTGGATCTACAGTGGTGCGGCCTTCCTCACCACTGTCAGTCTCTCAGCCCCCAAGTGCTTGGAGGTCTTTCGCGTATTATTAACCCGgtggcagcgacaggccaaatttgtggctttacagtgtagcagcgacgggccaaatttgtgccatgatataaactcccaaaatagatgatacataatctgatcacaaatgctttgatatatattatgaaatggtttgtgtgagggatgattttttctcatttttctcgcttagagggaccattaagaaacatgatccctgctgctatcgggttaagtCACCACTGTTAACATGTagttttggtgtattttttttatatgggcAGTCTTTTGGTCATGGCCCTCAGTCCCCGGCAGGCCTTAAATGGCCAGAGGGTGCTAAGAATCTCCGGGGTTTATTGTTATTTCACCTTTtattaaatattttttgtttctgttattgttttattCATTTCATCTCGTGTTCTAGTCATTATGTCCGGTGACGTTCGTTCTAACCCCGGTCCTGCCAATATGCATGCCAGAATTCTTTGCTCCAATGTTCGTGGCTCGAAAGCTAATTTATATGACCTCTCTTTTTCCACAGCCAATTATGACAGAATATGTTGCTCTGAAACTCTTGTTTCCAGTATGTGTCTAGATAGATGGCATGTGTCTGAACTTATTATTCCTGGTTTTAACACAAGCTATTTTCACTTAGACGTAAATCTTTGCCCAGAGctcaaggaatgtgtgtgtgtgtgtgtgtatatgctcTTGTTTTAATGCTCATCGTCTTTCCTGCCATGAATGTGGTTGTCATGAGATCATGACTGTTAAGATTTCTTGCcgttttaataattttcttgtttttagtttaAATCGTAATTGGAGCTCAGATAATAGTATGTATGATTGTCTGCTTACAGCCGTAGAAAATATCCAGGAATCTGACAGGAAAGCCTCGTTCGTGTTTCTTGGTGATTTTAATGTCCATCACAAAGAATGGCTGTTGTCATTGTCTCCCACTGATCAAGCTGGCAAAGCTGCACTAGATTTCGCTAATCTTACTGGCTGTGATCAGCTTGTATCAGTCCCCACTCACGTCTCGGGGAACCGTCTTGATCTCGTGCTGACAGATGCCCCTCGGGTGGATGAAGGTGATGTAGTTCTTCCTAAAGGTACTTCTGACCATTCTACACTCTCAGGCAGAATTCAGACTCACTTTCCTGTGCCAGATATTACCACATCACGTAAGGTATTTCTCAAATCGCGTATTGATGTTGATGGGGTCTGCCAAGATTTTGGTAAGACTGAATGGAATAGTTTTTTCTTGCATCATGTCCCGTTGAATCGCTCATCCATGTTCTGCTTGAAATCACTGGTACCACTCAGCCACACAAATGGTGGACTGCTTTAAAACAGTCCTTGTTTGGAAGagagtcttctcttcctcctctgtgtaAGGATGATGGCTCCGTTGCTGATGATCCTGCTGTAAAAGCTAACATGTTCTCCTCCGTGTTTAAGAGCAAGCAGAGTAACGCCGAGGTTACATTACCCAGTACTTGTTTTCTTGAACCTACAATGACCATTTGCTTTCCGATCATCTGAGGTTGAAAAGCTTATAAATGATTTAGATTCATATGGAGGTACTGATCCTCCTGGCTTTTTCCCGCTATTTTTTCAAAATTATTAGTAAGCTCCTAGCTCCCAAACTGTCCGTCATTTTCAAAATTCAAATTCGGCAAGGTCGCTTTCCTATCTGTTGGCGTATTGCAAATGTTACTTCTATCTTGTGCTCCAGTGCGGTCGTGGACAGCGGTTCTTCCGCCATGCCGACACGTTGCCGCCTCTGCAGCTTGCATGGCTACCCTCGTGGCAGCAGCACATTATAACCCTGTGAAATGTCCCTCTCGTCGTATTATCATTCATGGCAGGCTTGAGTTATTCATTCAAACAGTTCCTTTGAAATGAATGTGCTCACGAAAACCAATTCTAACGTGTTTTACAGTTTCATTTGATATACCTATGTTGCTAATACTCTCCAGCCTTTGTTACTCCTTCTTGCATAACGCAACTGTGTTACCTCTGCAAAAACTTCGCATTCGTTTGCACTGTACTTTTGTATATAACTCGGTAGGAGATACGACACGATAACTGTACAGTCACGGGCGGAGGCACCGCTTTGTGTAGGAGGTCCGCTGGGTGCTCAGCTTTTGTGCAGGAATTGTTCTGGATGCATGTTTTGTGAAGGAAAGATGACGGACTATGTGTAGGAAATATGGCAGCGCTCCAGTTATTGTGGATGCGTAGGAGATATGACTACGCCCCCGTCGTGGCGATAGGTTGCTTGTTTGCTCTTGGGCTGCCTTATTTGATGTAAATTTGCCGTCAATAATAACTTGCCTAGTTAACAAGTGTGGCGTCATGGCGCGAGGTATCGCGGTGACCTGTGAGCTCCCCCATCATTTGTCTCTATTCTCTGACAGATACGACCAGACGCCCCGCCACCTGGCCGCCATGTTCGGCCACAAGAGCACCGAGCAGCTGCTGGCACTACACGAGGCGCATAAACTCCGCTGCCGTGCGGGCACCACCGCCAACAAGGTAAGCCGCAACTATGACGCCTATCTCAAGAGCTACGAGAAGCTTGGCTGGAAGGAACGCAACTCCCTGTCGCCTATTGACCGCCACGACCCAGAGCGAGTCACGTGCAAGCTCATGAAGGCCATCAGAGTCCAGGAGCTGTGGAAGAAGGCTCATGATGTTCGTGTGGATTTTTCCGGTGGCGAGGCCCGCGAGGTGAAGGCGGCAGTGATGAAGGAGCTGCAGACCATCATTAAGAAGACTGCTGAGGAAGACACCCTATACAGCGGCAAGGTAAGGCTGGTGGGCAGCTCAGAAGATGGGTCAAAAATATACTGCCCCGACGAGTTCGACGTCAACGTTCTCTTCACGGGAAAGGACGTCGAGGTCGAAATATTAGAGACGCCGGAAGTGTTgtcgaaaggaaaaggaacaaaaacactGTCAGTGGTGGCCGACGCGCCGGGTCTTCAGGGGAACAACCTGATGGACAAGCTGTTCCTTCTCCTGCAGACGTGTCTCGCAGAGCACACACTGCAGGATAAAAGGCTGAGCTTCGTTCCGCCCGGCCTGAGCAGCACGCAGGTGGGCGCTGTCCTCGCCCTGGCCTGGCAGGGGAAGGAGTATCCCCTCCTCCTGGTCGGCGTGGACCTCGTGCCCGTACTGGAGCTGCCATGGCATGACAAAATAACAGAGCCAGAGCTCATGACAAGCACACCCGAAACATTCCATGTCAGCAATACTGCTGACGGCTCGTGGCGTTGCAGTTTTGCCCTGACAGAGGCAGAGGTGCTGAAGGGACTGTCCGACAGCCAACGGCGTGTCTTCATAATGGGGAAAGTTCTGCTTTCCTGCCTCAAGGCCGAGCCGTGGATGCCACAGGCCGAGAAGCGCCACTGCACCTGGTTTGTAAATCGGGAGTGGAGAATAGCAGTACCCACAGGGTTCTGCTATAAAAACGCTTTCTTTGATTGGCTTGCAAAACAAGAGCAGGTTGCCACTGAGCAGGATGCTCGCTATTGCACTAAGGCTCTGATAGCCATTTTTAGACAGCTGTGTGCTGTTCCCGATGAGGTGCGGGGAAAGCTGTCGCAAGGCAGAATCTCTGCATACTTTGGGGGAGAATTCGAGGGTGAGAAATTTGGAGAAGGCGCTCATCTCATCGTGCGCTGCCTGGAGGAACActtggaggaggagcaaaagggcgTGAAAAGACGGCGGGAAGAGAATGAgatacaggaaaggaagaaagtttgTTACTAAGGGACGGGCAAGAATACCGTGGACTTTGAGAGTAAGGAATGTTGAGAAAAAATAGGTCGTGTGTGCCcataatgttgtgttgtgttagtctGGATTAAGTGTTTGTAAGGTTTTGTATAGCACcgccttgattctctctctctctctctctctctctctctctctctctctctctctctctctctctctctctctctctctctctctctctctctctctctctctctctctctctctctctctctctctctctctctctctctctctctctctctctctctctctctctctctctctctctctctctctctctctctctctctctctctctctctctctctccccacctctctttctgtatatatttacaaatataaTCACGCTAATGAGCTCATCAGTGCCCTGTTACTGAGGTGCAGACACGGGATATATGAAACACGTGACGCTCTGCCCAAtactcccgcggcctcgctgcacaagcTTTCCTGCTCTGGCTCACCCTTCTGCTGTCCCAGTCCCTCATGCAAGGGTTAGCCAGCGTCTCCAGTCGCTCCTTCCCCTCGCTCTGGAACAGCCTCTCCTCGCCTGTGTGTGTACCTTCCAGGACACAGACGCCTTTAAAAGGGGAGGATCGGGGCGGCTTTCCCTCCGTGCTCTCATTATGTCTTTGGATccacttccactttcctcctcgtcGGGAGGTGCTCTGCaggctccttcctttctttccttgcggAGCCTCCCCCTTGCGGTGCGGGAACACATGGTGGTTCAGGGTGTGACTGTAGAGCTGTTCCATGTCACACTTGCTGCCAGTGTCTTATAAGTGTTCGGAGAGTTCAATCCGCACCCCATGGCGTGGTGTTAACACTGTTCCCATGTTATCAATGCCCCACACTACGGGCCAGCAGTGTGGGTATGGGCACAGCACCCCATGGCGTGGTGTTAACACTGTTCCCATGTTATCAATGCCCCACACTACAGGCCAGCAGTGTGGGTATGGGCACAGCACCCCATGGCGTAGTGTTAACACTGTTCACATGTCAGCAAATGTTTTCCTCTGTCTAGTATCGCTGAGGCTTTGGTGGTGTTACTTGAAGTGTGGGTGATGCATTTTGAGTTAGGTCAATATATATTCCACGGTAATTATCATTTATGTGTGTGCTTTGACATCATATATCTATATTGGAACGGCCATTACATTGTTTGTTACCTGCAAATAACAGTTAATGCGTCTTTTGTACATTTAGAGACAGTTCCACATGGTGGCAATGCTTAAGTCTGTGTAGCATGGCCGAGGATTTAGAGAGGTTACGCTACACTGATTCATGTCAACACATATCCCATGGTGGTTAACAGAGCTGGGTCTCGGTGTGCCGTGACTGCATGTTTCTGCACTGAAGTGAACATTACATTGTGGATTACATGCAAAAGTCAGTTGATGTGCTTTACGTACATTGCAGGCCCTTTGTCAGTAGCCGGGTGCATACTAATTTGAGCTCCGCGTCtgaatttattcatttttttatttatatttttgacaAAGGAATGTCAGACCCAGCGCGGATGATGCTGGTGCCATCAACATATGCAGAGTGATTTTCCTGTTTGTTATCGACAGTGTCATAGAGATATAAGCTAAATAAAAGAAGGCCTAATGTAACCTTGAGGCACCCTTGAGGGCTTTCAGCAGATGTTGTTACCATCACACCAGTGTTTACGACGCACTCACTCGTATCGTTTACACAACTCCTGAACAGACTTTTCAGGATTCTGTAAACCACAATGTTGTAATTTCCTCAGCAGTATTTCATGATCTTGGGTATCAAAAGGGTTTTTATCACCAAGAAAAATACTAATTATTGTAAATTCTCTGTTTCCCTGATCTTGTAGCAATTTGGTCAATAAAGTGTGTAATGGCTATTTTCTTTTAAAACCCA includes:
- the LOC126992438 gene encoding uncharacterized protein LOC126992438, which codes for MARGIAVTCELPHHLSLFSDRYDQTPRHLAAMFGHKSTEQLLALHEAHKLRCRAGTTANKVSRNYDAYLKSYEKLGWKERNSLSPIDRHDPERVTCKLMKAIRVQELWKKAHDVRVDFSGGEAREVKAAVMKELQTIIKKTAEEDTLYSGKVRLVGSSEDGSKIYCPDEFDVNVLFTGKDVEVEILETPEVLSKGKGTKTLSVVADAPGLQGNNLMDKLFLLLQTCLAEHTLQDKRLSFVPPGLSSTQVGAVLALAWQGKEYPLLLVGVDLVPVLELPWHDKITEPELMTSTPETFHVSNTADGSWRCSFALTEAEVLKGLSDSQRRVFIMGKVLLSCLKAEPWMPQAEKRHCTWFVNREWRIAVPTGFCYKNAFFDWLAKQEQVATEQDARYCTKALIAIFRQLCAVPDEVRGKLSQGRISAYFGGEFEGEKFGEGAHLIVRCLEEHLEEEQKGVKRRREENEIQERKKVCY